A genomic stretch from Candidatus Bathyarchaeota archaeon includes:
- a CDS encoding YIP1 family protein, giving the protein MKSSTRKYLCVAVGWILLVCYTILLTSAVESIMDLSGVVPSDDNVEQIIIFLYGLAVISFLGGSQIPAVFLKKKSFIVQFGFSATFGLMLLLITILNDTTLNPLNDAILKPFFFNYPLVAVEYLSIPYFFMIFIDLYLSGRLSAFSWRQQCQFLLGTFLHPQRTFKEVNYNQSILFSFVSAVLVSVAWIIRTLAFSLADFVPARWRFIPFNIGEPLELVSKITLIIPMMLFLWLVASALTHIIAQQLDGESSRYGLASLLGFAFLPSLITIVVDLLEIGLQIENSFVPSVIFLILGLVIPLVLWPIMLVTFAVQTSERLELRSACLTTTIAFLPLFFLLTWTFL; this is encoded by the coding sequence TTGAAGTCTTCAACACGAAAATACTTGTGTGTTGCAGTTGGTTGGATCTTACTTGTTTGCTACACCATTCTCCTCACGAGCGCTGTAGAAAGCATTATGGACCTCTCAGGCGTTGTTCCTTCAGACGACAATGTAGAGCAAATAATAATTTTCCTCTACGGTCTTGCCGTAATAAGTTTCTTAGGAGGGTCGCAGATTCCTGCGGTTTTTCTGAAAAAGAAAAGTTTCATAGTTCAATTCGGTTTCAGCGCAACGTTTGGTCTCATGCTTCTCCTGATAACCATCCTTAATGATACAACTCTCAATCCCCTTAATGATGCAATCTTAAAGCCTTTCTTCTTTAACTACCCCCTAGTTGCTGTAGAGTATTTGTCTATACCTTATTTCTTTATGATTTTCATCGATCTTTACTTAAGCGGACGCCTAAGTGCTTTCTCTTGGAGACAACAATGCCAATTCCTCTTGGGAACGTTTTTACATCCGCAACGTACATTCAAAGAAGTCAACTATAATCAATCAATCCTATTTTCTTTCGTCTCCGCTGTCTTGGTTTCTGTTGCATGGATAATTCGGACTCTTGCATTCTCTCTGGCAGATTTTGTCCCTGCACGCTGGCGTTTTATTCCTTTCAACATAGGCGAACCGCTAGAACTCGTTTCAAAAATAACGTTGATCATTCCTATGATGCTTTTCCTATGGCTGGTAGCGTCAGCTCTAACCCACATAATAGCACAACAACTTGATGGAGAAAGCAGTCGCTATGGTCTAGCGTCTCTGTTGGGTTTTGCCTTTCTGCCTTCTTTGATAACAATTGTTGTTGACTTGCTGGAGATAGGACTCCAAATTGAAAATTCGTTCGTGCCAAGCGTGATCTTTTTGATTTTGGGCTTAGTTATTCCTCTAGTCTTATGGCCTATTATGCTAGTTACTTTTGCGGTTCAAACTTCAGAAAGGCTTGAATTGCGAAGTGCCTGCTTGACTACCACAATAGCGTTTTTGCCTTTGTTCTTTTTACTCACATGGACATTTTTGTAA